A region of the Centropristis striata isolate RG_2023a ecotype Rhode Island chromosome 20, C.striata_1.0, whole genome shotgun sequence genome:
ATCATGTATAACGGCATGTTAGCTagcatgttttttctctttaggGACCTCTGTTAATGCctgtatgaatataaatatatacagtacaggccaaaagtttgtcagtttctcattcaatgcgtttttctttattttcatgactatttacattgtagattctcactgaaggcatcaaaactatgaatgaacacaagtggaattatgtacttaacaaaaaaagtgtgaaataactgaaaacatgtcttgtattttagattcctcaaagtagccaccctttgcttactagaatataagacatgttttcagttatttcacacttttttgttaagtacataattccacatgtgttcattaatagtttttgatgaatctacaatgtaaatagtcatgaaaataaaggaaacgcattgaatgagaaggtgtgtccaaacttttggcctgtactgtatatatattttttgttatattaaatattaatcctACTTTGGCTTAAATAGAGTTTATAGACAGTGGCCTCTTTGAGTCGGGTGTCTTGGTCACTGGAACTTGtgaatgtttgtatttttgaggTGATTAGCATGCTGAGGGATAAAACACACCAACCCTGATGGAAAATGCAGCCAGTCAAGATGTAGCTGATATAACATTAGCCTCACAGTTCCAGTTCATCTTGGAGGGAAGACAACAGGGTATAAACATTCAGTTCTAGTTCATAGATCAGTGTTTTCCTGTTGGCAGTACAAATGACAGAATCAAGACAAATGTTGGCAAATTTAGGTTGTGGCTGGTAAGACTTAGTGCTCCAACAATAACTTTGACAAACGAAAGACAGTTGTTTGCATGTTTTGCTTTCTAAACTTGAATTGGCTGGACAAATAGTTCGAGTACACTTTGAGCCATGTTGCTCCAGTGGTGAAACCTTTGATTGCCTGTCTAAGTTGGGCATTTTTAGCCCAAAGGATTTTTATAAGAAATTGTAAAGACTATTAATATGCCATTGAGCCACCATACTGAAATCAAACTATATAGTAACTATGCAAGGCAAggttatttgtatagcacaattcaacacaaggtaattcaaagtgctttacatacactttaaaaacagcaagacacaattgaaaacagtaaaaacagtcaattaaaacagggaaatagaaataaaaatataaataggataaaataagatacagcaggataaaaaaagaaataaaataataaaaagcacaagtcaaacattgtgtagttaaaatgCATAGTTTTAGTTATTCATTTGAGTTATATTGTTGTagattatttataaaaatagtATTGTTATACACTTATAATGGGAGTAACTAAGAAGTATATTAGACTTAAAGgacttatttaaaatatattcttaTGAGAAATTGAAACCATCACTGTCTCCTGGCTGTAGTAAGAACATTTGGACCAAACCCATATTATAATTTGTAACTTTAGGATTGGTAATCATTTATCAGCAATCACTGTTAAGTGAGTtgcaacaaattattatttaattattgatgAAATTGTGagttgttttaattttggtgatttataaaacaatgaaaagtcCTCAGCAGCCTCCAGCACATAAGCCatgatatattataatataatcataACGAGTGCATTATAATGTAAGACCAAGAAGAGCAAAAATTCCCTAATAACCTTTCACTATATAGTCATTCAAGTGGTTGGAGAGAAAACAAgacttctgcacctcctcttgtctctgttttaggttttttttttaaaaagctggcCCGATTGAATGCTTCAGACAATCACCATTGATTTCAGAGAAAGGCCAGTTTTATAATGGGCTATTCTTCTTCATGCACGACCCTTCAAATAGTGAAAGCCTGCTTTAATTTATGGAAAATTCTGTTAACAAAGTTGCTATTTCAACATTGGTAACAACTGCCTGCAAACACTgcaaagaaaccaaaaaaacgTGTTAAAAAAGACTTattaaaaattgtcaaaataagagcctgacaataaatgcaataaaacattCATCAATGTCAGCTAAGCGTTTTAGAGATGGGCAGAAAGTCTTGCTAATAGTTTATGCAAATTGTAGCCAAAGGCTCATGCCGGCATTTAAGTTCATGTTTAAGAAGCAAGCAGGAGCCTTGAATCAGTCTTTCATCTCCAAGGGCTTTAGGCTCACAAGTTTTGCAAAGAAACCAGGACGGGAATTCTCATAAAATGCATACAATTGCAATAGGGTTGATTGATATGAATGActagtatttgtatttgtactgGTTACTGTATGAAGCACGTAAATATGTCCATCCTCCTCTAGTGATAGGCTCTTTGAACAGAGAGGGGAAATATGCAGGACTGTATTtcaatcaaggttataatagttttggatttttcattcgttttagttttaatttcgttgtcaatttttgttttcaaattcagctagttttagttagtttttagagtgagtttgctagttttgattagttttattttttggaaaatgcttagttttagtttagtttttattagttttagtgttagttttagtttttttgtaatgggctatttgttgggtgccagattcaataaggtcacaataagtttattaagtcatgaaaccagatagatgaaatagatttcatatcaaccaaaaaggtttacgtatgaaaaaagttgacaaagacgaaaactaaggacattttcactataattttagttagttttagttagttttgtaaccacaaaatacagtttcagttagttattgttttttaaaaactttcgtttttatttttatttcagttaacgaaaatgttttttcaactctagttttgttatttcgttagttttcgttaactataataaccttgatttcaatatgttgttttttttttcgtctTGCAAAAAACTTTAGTACCTATTTAAGTTGCATCTTAAATAACATTAGCTTATTCAAGATTAACTCAATTGGCACAACATTATTTGTGCCTCCCTAGGACAGCTGAAGGTCCATACAGTGTGGATAGTTGCCATAAAATGAGTAGGTATGATGTGGTACTGTGCTGTGGGCACAGTGCCAGTTGTTTCCATACAACAGGAATGGCACAATAAAAGGTGTTGTTTACCTCAGTGATGTGTTGCAGGTTTGAGTTCACCGAAAGTGGTGTCAGCTCCTCTTACCTGCAGGGCTTTGTCTGAACACACACGGTGACTGCTGCTTTTATTGTTGCTGCTCAGtatcccacttttttttttattccatagGGGTAATTCTGTACCATAATATACACTTcacaatgtaaatattttcaCATTGTTTAATTAGGAAAAAAGCCTGTCAGTACATCAGGgaatttttttagtcatttttaaatgcattagtGCAGCAATGACCTATTAACAAtgatcatatttaaaaaatgggataataaaaagaaaaatctttggAATTGTTAAGGCCACATGTAAAAGGATTTGCAGGAGTAGTAATCTTGAGATATCATTGAAAAAAATTgcttaatgtttttatatatttaatgagAAATTATGTATGGTGCCAATAATacctcatgttgttgttttaattaatgctttaataatgaaaacataaatgttATGCTTTATAAGCGTAGAAAGATTGAGGATGAATATGACCAACAATTGATTAAGTCTTTGCAGGTTATATTACAAAAGCTGCTGGTCAGCACACCATTATTGCAAAACGTGAATTTTTCTGTTATCTTGCAGCCATTGGATTCAGCATGGCATCACTATTATATCTTTAATGAAGATTTAAAATATAAGGGAATTCATCTGACATTTAGTCATGTGGGAGATGAAAATCAAAGTAAGACCTGCAACACACATGCATTAAATaggatgcatgtgtgttacACTGAGGACATTGGCTGCATTGTTAATAGCAGATACGttttaaacaaactttaaaaGACTCATTTCAAAGCAGGCTCAGTGATTATAATTTGTACAGAATATATTATGAATGtaattcactttaaattgaagCATACGGGTGTTACTATGATGAAAACCGTCAGGGAAATCATTCTTATGAGTTTGGTGACTTGGCATTTGGTGTTAAAGCATTTGGGTGCATTTACTTTGGATGTTTGTCGGAAGTCTAGTTTATCACTTGAGCTCCATCTCAAGCCAGCGATGATCAGATTGGGAGTACAGTCAGTTCATTCCCTTTTTTGatagaataaaaagaaagacGTCCTACGGACAAGACGATGCACAACTCTTACTCAGACTCATTGTGCAGATGCACATGGAGCACAGAACAGAAGAGAAACCGCAGAGAATGAGTCATGTCACATTCTGGGATGCAGCTTAACTGCGTGAAAAAGATCACATTTTTTCATAGCAACAAAATTATTGCAGGCTGTTTTGTAGGCGTTTATATCACAAACATTGAATGACTGTAAAGTGCCGAGACGTCATCTTTTGTGAGCACAAAGCAAGTCAATACGGGGGACGACACTGACGTCATGAGTTTGTTAGTGATAGCCTTGATACTGCCCTCAGGAAATCAACTTAATCAGTCATGTGCTAAAGAGCAGACTGGCTTCCTGTGCATCCCTTGTCTATCACAGCTGACTGTGCAAAGCTGTAATGTCTTTAGCAATGTTACGAGGCAAACTTCGTTTTGTAGGCAGGTCAACATGATGCCTGGTAGTTGGATTGCTGCTTTTAGCCCAGAGGCggatggaaaagaaaagaagtgggAGGGAGTGAGGGAGACAAGCTACAGAGGGACCAACATCCTTTGTTGTGTGCCTTTAGCCTAGTAAGTAGCACatgcaattaatgctaacagGGTTAGGGATTAAAATTTACAACAAGAACACCCATAATTGGATTGCATGTTCTTATACACTGTATAATGTGCTGCTTACAGCTTGTACTAATGGATAATGTCAATGTTGGATAATGTTGAACAACAATATACTTGATAAATGTCCAGACCAGCTATTGTAATTTACTTGTAGGCACCACAAACTGAAACATGAGTGCAAAACTTGCAATCTGTACCAAATGAATCCAGAAACAGTGTTTGAAATTTGTAAAGAAATGCTGCATATTGAAATTTGTGTTTGCAGACCACCTCGCTGTAGTGATTTTGCTCGCTGTAAAATGTGCACTATTCAAATGCAGTTTGGTGCTAAATCCTTCTTCTAAATCCCTGTCAAATTCTAGTGCAGTGATAAATCAATGGCATATGTgattgtgtatgtgcatgttctTGTGCCCTATCCGCTGCTGTTACAGGGAAAGTTTTTGGTCAGGTCTAGACTGGCTCTGTAATACAGTACATACCAGCAGATCAGCTGTGAGCAGATCCTGGGTTCATTTATAGCTGTGGCCTTGTGTCCCTGCACGTCTGCCTGGCAACTCCTAACTCTGCTGTTCCAACTACTCAAGCTCACCCACCTCTCAGACTCTTTGGCCCCGTTATACTCTCACCATGTCAAATTACTAGATACACAGTAGTCTGGGGAATTTAAATGTAGGACATTCTTTATGTAGCCTGTGCCTCAGTGTTAAATGTAGGCACCATTGCTGCCACCTGCGACTTAATCAGTTTTGTCTCCCGTTATCTTCAGGTCCCAAGGGCTCCTTTTGATGAAGAAAGTGGGCAACATGTGGAGCAACCTGAAGAGCAAATGCCAGACACTCTTCCACAACAACAGTTCAGGACCCAGTGACAGCAGGGTTGAGGCTGATGCCGTCCACTGCGTGGTGGATCTCGGCCAAGGAGGCAGCTCAGGTGAGGCTACGGCATCAGGATCCTCCAGCCCGTCACGGAGCCTCCTGCCCGTGCCAATGGTGACAGCAGGACGCCGACACCATAACTGCGTGTCGGACATCCCTCAGATAGTAGAGATTACAATTGACAAGGACACTGAGGATGTGCGGGGAGGATCAGGGGGTGTCCCCATGGCCCGGAGAGACTCCTATTCCCGTCATGCTCCATGGGGGGGCAAGAAAAAACACTCGTGTTCCACCAAAACCCAGAGTTCTCTTGAGGCGGATAGGCGGTCTGGACGCATACGGGGGAGTGGGAACCGTAGGGACAGGCGTTATGGAGTCAGCTCCATCCAGGAGATGAGCGACTCTGTATCTGGAGGACGCAGTCTGAACGCTCGGTCTTTGCGCCAGCGGTTAAGTGATACAGTCGGGCTGTGCTTACCTCTGCCCGCTCGCAGACGCTCCCGCTCATCGAAGAACCCCGTTGCCTCCAAACGTAAGATCCACCTGACGGAGCTCATGCTAGAGACCTGTCCCTTCCCCCCAGGCTCAGACCTCGCTCACAAGTGGCACTTGATCAAGCAACACACAGCACCAGTCAGCCCGCATTCCTCCACTGCCCTGCTGGATGCCTTCGACCCGGCCCACCCCTCTCCCGAGGATGAGGAAGAGCGTCTGCGTGAGCGCCGCAGACTCAGCATCGAGGAAGGTGTGGACCCGCCACCTAACGCACAGATCCACACCCTG
Encoded here:
- the socs5b gene encoding suppressor of cytokine signaling 5b, which produces MKKVGNMWSNLKSKCQTLFHNNSSGPSDSRVEADAVHCVVDLGQGGSSGEATASGSSSPSRSLLPVPMVTAGRRHHNCVSDIPQIVEITIDKDTEDVRGGSGGVPMARRDSYSRHAPWGGKKKHSCSTKTQSSLEADRRSGRIRGSGNRRDRRYGVSSIQEMSDSVSGGRSLNARSLRQRLSDTVGLCLPLPARRRSRSSKNPVASKRKIHLTELMLETCPFPPGSDLAHKWHLIKQHTAPVSPHSSTALLDAFDPAHPSPEDEEERLRERRRLSIEEGVDPPPNAQIHTLEASVPGSSLYKLGPKMAPCMGEASGEGRSSGAGSSAGAGSSGACGQVLGASASAQDCDSEEDSTTLCLQARRPKQRHASGEGHLSRQQPGPWKVHTQIDYIHCLVPDLLQITALPCYWGVMDRYEAEALLDGRPEGTFLLRDSAQEDYLFSVSFRRYNRSLHARIEQWNHNFSFDAHDPCVFHSSTVTGLLEHYKDPSACMFFEPLLTAPLHRTFPFGLQHLARAAICRWTTYDGIGSLPLPPALQDFLKEYHYKQKVRVRWLEREPPLKVK